In the Acropora muricata isolate sample 2 chromosome 1, ASM3666990v1, whole genome shotgun sequence genome, one interval contains:
- the LOC136909281 gene encoding thialysine N-epsilon-acetyltransferase-like: MAVVDSSKMRNWRVRDAVAEDIPHILQMIKDLAVYEKEPETVVKISEEVMLRDGFGENPWFGCLIAEELEGCSKNDALPKKRAVGYAIFFQTYSTWEGRSLYMEDLYVDPACRGKGVGTEILKKVCQIAVKKECVRLDWSVLDWNKVAIDFYANLGAERLDEWRKYRFSGEQLIEFACN, encoded by the exons ATGGCTGTGGTGGATAGTTCAAAAATGAGGAATTGGCGGGTGCGAGATGCTGTGGCGGAGGATATTCCACATATTTTGCAAATGATTAAG GATTTAGCTGTGTATGAGAAGGAACCTGAGACAGTTGTTAAAATTTCTGAAGAAG TGATGTTGAGAGATGGTTTTGGGGAAAATCCATGGTTTGGATGCTTGATAGCAGAAGAGCTTGAAGGTTGCAGCAAGAATGATGCCTTACCCAAGAAGAGAGCTGTAGGTTATGCTATTTTCTTCCAGACGTATTCGACGTGGGAAGGAAGATCATTGTATATGGAGGATCTTTATGTTGATCCAGCATGCAGAG GAAAAGGTGTTGGCacagaaatcttaaagaaaGTTTGTCAG ATTGCTGTGAAGAAGGAGTGTGTTAGATTGGATTGGAGTGTGTTAGATTGGAATAAAGTCGCTATAGATTTTTATGCCAATCTTGGGGCAGAAAGACTTGACGAATGGCGGAAATACCGCTTCTCAGGAGAGCAATTAATTGAATTTGCTTGCAATTAA
- the LOC136909188 gene encoding metabotropic glutamate receptor 3-like isoform X2, with translation MPTLGLDYVNSLKVCVNFALFVSLFLSLCFGQILASSSGYPRNTTRAQDGDDGFTRAKFPSDTEPNFVLGGLFPVHSKNDSNHGLTCGSLNVERGIHRLEAMIFAVDEINKDANLLSNITLGMVAYDTCGWYTRALEQSLEFVMAKTNPVNCQSPISKPVLPQKRDSVLVGVVGAAASSVSVQVANLLRLFKLPQVSYASTTPGLSDKSKYDYFVRTVPPDNYQARAMVDVVHALNWSSVFAVSSEGIYGDGGIKEFITGARAVNICIAGSFKIEAGPSGDKIIKAMFEDFSKRRNTRGIVLFCTDADARRILEEAKRNKAPVGRFIWVASDYWGTRKKTIEGLEEFAEGAITISLTEASFPSFKEYFTSLKPGNHSRLNPWFNSFWEKQFHCSLKQNEPNCAKHSLENVDMRIDDKVPFVIDAVYAIAHALATVYKNLCPSQQGLCSNWMQNFDSKNFRDVLFNVSFTGMTGPVTFDSNGNGPGKYDIYRLIGGKYEKVASWNEYLYNATELLKVGRNRTIPFSYCGETCRAGDYKVFDYQRTCCWTCQECPENNYVQDGLTCKTCEQGERANPEKTGCESLPRRHIAQSWFIMVMIIASLGIICTLAVSVLFIVNKDTPVVKASGRELTCALVFGLLSCYVSSFFLLAEPSVTVCVMQRFGMGFSFCLCYAAVLIRTNRIARIFERSIRSTKPPMLIKPASQIAILVVFISIDIVFAGIGLAKWPPEAIFADPTKKDVLFICNIQIYDIVYALTYNSCIILLCTVYAFRTRKTPENFNEARYIAFAMYTTCIIWVSFLPVQFGVNKDYSTITISINTTLNATTLLLCIFGPKVYILVFRPARNLPSKSLNSWRSQDNEQVQVTACESQSGSQSTEVNCKDIDVGINNRALENEKSQQESAI, from the exons ATGCCTACTTTGGGCCTTGACTACGTAAACAGTTTAAAAGTTTGTGTCAACTTTGCACTCTTCGTGTCACTATTTTTAAGCTTGTGCTTTGGTCAAATTTTGGCCTCTTCATCCGGTTATCCAAGAAATACAACACGCGCACAAGATGGTGATGACGGCTTCACTAGAGCTAAATTTCCTAGCGATACGGAGCCAAACTTTGTCCTGGGTGGACTGTTTCCAGTCCACAGCAAGAATGACTCAAATCATGGTCTAACTTGCGGAAGTTTGAATGTTGAGCGAGGCATTCATAGACTGGAGGCAATGATCTTTGCAGTGGATGAGATCAACAAAGATGCCAATCTGCTCTCCAACATCACATTGGGAATGGTAGCCTATGACACTTGTGGCTGGTACACGAGAGCTTTGGAACAGTCATTGGAGTTCGTCATGGCAAAAACCAATCCCGTTAATTGTCAGAGTCCAATTTCAAAGCCAGTTTTACCCCAGAAGAGAGACAGCGTACTGGTTGGAGTCGTTGGTGCTGCAGCAAGCTCTGTTTCTGTCCAAGTGGCGAACCTGTTGCGGCTGTTTAAACTACCTCAAGTAAGCTACGCCTCGACGACTCCTGGCCTAAGTGACAAATCGAAGTACGATTATTTCGTACGAACAGTGCCTCCGGACAACTACCAGGCGCGCGCCATGGTGGATGTTGTGCATGCATTGAATTGGTCCTCCGTGTTTGCCGTTAGTTCAGAGGGAATCTACGGGGATGGGGGAATCAAGGAATTCATCACAGGGGCAAGGGCGGTTAACATTTGCATTGCCGGGTCATTTAAAATCGAGGCAGGTCCGAGTGGCGACAAAATCATTAAAGCCATGTTTGAGGACTTTTCAAAACGTCGTAACACTCGCGGAATTGTGCTGTTTTGCACCGATGCCGACGCCAGAAGAATCCTTGAAGAGGCAAAGCGCAACAAAGCCCCTGTAGGCAGGTTCATCTGGGTTGCTAGTGATTACTGgggaacaagaaagaaaacgatTGAAGGCCTCGAGGAATTCGCTGAAGGTGCGATTACGATAAGCCTTACAGAGGCAAGCTTTCCTTCCTTCAAAGAGTACTTCACTTCTTTAAAACCTGGCAATCACAGCCGATTGAATCCCTGGTTTAACAGCTTCTGGGAAAAGCAGTTTCACTGCAGCTTGAAGCAAAACGAACCCAATTGCGCAAAGCACTCTCTGGAAAACGTGGACATGCGCATTGACGACAAGGTGCCGTTTGTGATCGATGCGGTTTACGCTATTGCGCATGCCTTGGCCACGGTGTACAAGAATCTCTGTCCTTCACAACAAGGACTGTGTTCAAATTGGATGCAAAACTTTGATAGCAAGAATTTTAGAGATGTCCTGTTCAATGTCAGCTTCACTGGCATGACAGGTCCCGTCACGTTTGACAGCAACGGAAACGGCCCTGGGAAATACGACATTTATCGGTTGATAGGCGGAAAATACGAGAAGGTTGCCTCGTGGAACGAGTATCTCTACAATGCTACCGAACTTTTAAAAGTCGGTAGAAATAGAACGATTCCATTCTCGTATTGCGGTGAAACCTGTCGTGCGGGAGATTACAAAGTATTTGACTACCAGAGAACATGTTGTTGGACTTGCCAAGAATGTCCCGAGAATAACTATGTGCAAG acGGCCTAACCTGCAAGACGTGTGAGCAAGGTGAACGAGCCAACCCAGAGAAGACTGGCTGTGAATCGTTGCCTCGACGCCATATTGCCCAGAGCTGGTTCATCATGGTTATGATAATCGCCAGCCTGGGTATCATTTGCACACTGGCAGTAAGTGTTTTATTCATCGTCAACAAAGACACCCCAGTGGTGAAAGCCTCCGGCAGGGAGCTGACATGCGCACTGGTGTTCGGTTTGTTGTCGTGTTacgtttcttctttctttttactggcTGAGCCTTCGGTCACGGTTTGCGTCATGCAGCGGTTTGGTATGGGATTCTCTTTCTGCTTGTGCTATGCGGCGGTTTTGATAAGGACCAATAGGATTGCTAGGATTTTCGAAAGAAGCATTCGTTCCACGAAGCCACCCATGCTTATCAAACCCGCATCCCAAATTGCCATACTTGTAGTTTTCATCTCCATTGACATTGTGTTTGCCGGAATCGGCCTCGCAAAATGGCCACCTGAGGCAATTTTTGCGGATCCCACGAAGAAGGATGTCTTGTTCATTTGCAATATTCAGATCTATGACATTGTGTACGCTTTGACGTACAATTCTTGTATTATCTTGCTGTGTACAGTTTACGCTTTTCGAACACGTAAAACGCCAGAGAATTTCAACGAAGCAAGATATATCGCTTTTGCAATGTACACAACTTGTATCATCTGGGTCTCGTTCCTTCCTGTACAATTTGGCGTTAACAAAGATTACTCTACTATAACTATCAGCATAAATACAACGTTGAACGCTACAACCCTTTTGCTGTGTATTTTTGGACCTAAAGTCTATATCCTGGTCTTCAGGCCAGCTAGAAACCTTCCAAGCAAGTCTCTAAATAGCTGGCGCTCTCAAGACAACGAGCAGGTTCAAGTTACAG CCTGCGAGTCACAATCAGGGAGTCAAAGCACTGAAGTGAATTGCAAGGACATTGACGTAGGAATCAATAATCGTGCTCTGGAAAACGAGAAATCCCAACAGGAATCCGCGATTTGA